One part of the Dysidea avara chromosome 10, odDysAvar1.4, whole genome shotgun sequence genome encodes these proteins:
- the LOC136236305 gene encoding probable serine/threonine-protein kinase kinX, protein MEDEGKLRSLCLTRVSPNGKDIGVGAYGKVFEVNYCGSVFAAKEIHPILVKGVRQEEFEATKRAFLTECVQSSALSHPNIVQFLGVYNPGGQSLLPVLVMEKMQESLTSLVEKYPNIPLYVKLSILLDVSKGLWYLHSHDLPIIHRDLSPNNILLTGQLVAKISDLGVAKVIQADNKKTKTRAPGTVDFMPPEALLDRPEYGPPLDVFSYGGVILHVVNQEWPEPLHFVTVDPKTKMPIGLTEVERRQEHIRKMTDRPVDLQRLVEECLDNDPNKRPPIPDVSERVKRMKELESVNCPDVKKVMDPITWQLDQTIEVIKETTIAPAVKIPSRPHVKIFSKQVKVTWEEIAPLPVCRTAHKAVFLHGLVYVGGGCEGRNDKGMKDCQRLDVYNLTTNQWSTSPLPTPCISFAMTALDNKLIIAGGESLSKDRKIINEVYVLCKCASNA, encoded by the exons ATGGAAGACGAAGGTAAATTGCGCAGTCTCTGTCTCACCAGAGTCAGCCCAAACGGGAAGGATATTGGCGTTGGTGCATACGGGAAGGTGTTTGAAGTAAACTACTGTGGAAGCGTTTTCGCGGCTAAAGAAATACACCCGATCTTAGTTAAAGGAGTTAGGCAAGAAGAATTCGAGGCAACAAAAAGAGCATTTCTTACAGAATGTGTTCAAAGTAGTGCACTTAGCCATCCAAACATCGTACAGTTTTTGGGTGTGTACAATCCTGGTGGTCAATCACTATTACCAGTTCTAGTGATGGAGAAGATGCAGGAGAGTCTGACGTCACTGGTGGAGAAGTATCCTAATATTCCATTGTATGTGAAGTTGTCTATCTTGTTAGATGTCTCAAAAGGACTTTGGTACCTCCACAGTCATGATCTTCCCATCATCCATCGAGACTTGTCCCCTAATAACATCTTATTGACTGGTCAGTTGGTAGCAAAAATCAGTGATCTCGGAGTAGCCAAGGTGATACAAGCAGACAACAAGAAGACAAAGACTCGTGCTCCAGGAACAGTGGATTTTATGCCACCGGAAGCTTTATTGGATAGACCAGAGTATGGTCCTCCTCTTGATGTTTTTTCCTACGGTGGAGTTATCCTTCATGTGGTGAATCAAGAGTGGCCTGAACCACTACATTTTGTGACAGTTGATCCTAAAACTAAAATGCCAATTGGTCTGACTGAAGTAGAACGACGTCAAGAACATATAAGGAAGATGACAGACAGACCAGTAGATTTGCAGCGTTTGGTTGAAGAGTGTCTTGACAATGATCCCAACAAGCGTCCACCAATACCAGATGTATCAGAGAGGGTGAAAAGGATGAAAGAACTAGAGAGTGTCAATTGTCCAGATGTGAAAAAAGTTATGGATCCCATAACGTGGCAGTTAGATCAGACTATCGAGGTGATAAAAGAAACAACAATTGCACCAGCAGTAAAG ATACCATCTAGACCACATGTAAAAATCTTCAGTAAACAAGTAAAAGTGACGTGGGAAGAAATTGCTCCACTACCAGTATGTCGCACTGCACATAAGGCAGTATTTCTACATGGATTAGTTTATGTTGGAGGTGGTTGTGAGGGAAGAAATGATAAAGGCATGAAGGACTGTCAGAGATTAGATGTGTACAACTTGACCACCAACCAGTGGAGCACTTCTCCTCTCCCTACACCATGTATAAGTTTTGCTATGACAGCATTAGACAATAAACTGATAATTGCTGGAGGAGAAAGTTTAAGCAAAGATAGGAAAATCATTAATGAAGTATATGTCCTTTGCAAGTGTGCGAGCAATGCATAG
- the LOC136236309 gene encoding kelch domain-containing protein 8B-like encodes MPTARAEATAVGYQSKLIVVGGVTWRERILTRLSTVELLDTTGERWYTCSNLPSPHAQLTGVVVDDTLYLLGGRGQDSPSSQVFAVSLSSLSTHQLTWQSLMCTPCCASAGVALYNKYLLAVGGRKQSDDASQANAIHALNPTTGSWVHIADIPAGRSRTAVVAVADNRIMCIGGATRPTIDQNFSNVVWIGAFE; translated from the coding sequence ATGCCAACTGCCAGGGCTGAGGCAACTGCTGTTGGGTACCAGTCTAAACTAATTGTAGTTGGTGGAGTCACCTGGAGGGAACGTATATTGACTAGGCTAAGCACTGTTGAGTTACTGGACACCACTGGGGAGCGCTGGTATACATGTAGTAACCTTCCATCACCACATGCTCAACTCACTGGTGTTGTTGTAGATGATACCCTGTATCTTTTAGGAGGTCGAGGTCAAGATTCTCCTTCTTCACAAGTGTTTGCTGTTTCTCTTAGCTCCCTCTCAACTCATCAACTCACGTGGCAGTCGCTGATGTGTACTCCTTGTTGTGCCTCAGCAGGTGTTGCTCTGTACAACAAATACCTTTTGGCAGTTGGCGGTAGGAAACAATCTGATGATGCTAGCCAGGCTAATGCAATTCATGCACTCAACCCAACAACTGGTTCATGGGTACACATAGCTGATATTCCAGCAGGAAGAAGTCGAACTGCTGTGGTGGCTGTGGCTGACAATAGGATAATGTGTATAGGTGGAGCTACGAGGCCCACGATTGATCAAAATTTTTCTAACGTTGTATGGATTGGTGCATTTgaataa
- the LOC136236308 gene encoding uncharacterized protein, whose amino-acid sequence MDSEIIHLRSLCLTGLSPNGKDIGVGAYGKVFEVNYCGRIYAAKEVHPILIQGVRQEEFEATKRAFLTECVQSSALSHPNIVQFLGVYNPGGQSLLPALVMERMQESLTSLVEKYPNIPSYVKFSVLLDVSEGLWYLHSHDLPIVHRDLSPNNILLTGQLIAKISDLGVAKVIQADSKKTKTRAPGTVDFMPPESLLDRPEYGPPLDVFSYGGVILHVVNQEWPKPLHFVTVDPKTKMPVALTEVERRQEHIRKMTGIQ is encoded by the coding sequence atggaCAGCGAAATTATACACTTGCGAAGCCTTTGCCTCACTGGATTGAGTCCGAATGGAAAGGATATTGGCGTCGGTGCATATGGGAAAGTGTTTGAAGTAAACTATTGTGGGAGAATTTACGCGGCTAAAGAAGTACACCCGATCTTGATTCAAGGAGTTAGGCAAGAAGAATTCGAGGCAACAAAAAGAGCGTTTCTTACAGAGTGTGTTCAAAGTAGTGCACTTAGCCATCCAAACATCGTACAGTTTTTGGGTGTGTACAATCCTGGTGGTCAATCACTATTACCAGCCCTAGTGATGGAGAGGATGCAAGAGAGTCTGACGTCACTGGTGGAGAAGTATCCTAATATTCCATCTTATGTAAAGTTTTCAGTCTTGTTGGATGTGTCAGAAGGACTTTGGTACCTCCACAGTCATGATCTTCCCATCGTCCATCGAGACTTGTCCCCTAACAACATCTTGTTGACTGGTCAGTTGATAGCAAAAATCAGTGATCTAGGAGTAGCTAAAGTAATACAAGCAGACAGCAAGAAGACAAAGACTCGTGCTCCAGGAACAGTCGATTTCATGCCACCTGAATCCTTACTGGATAGACCAGAGTATGGTCCTCCTCTTGATGTTTTTTCCTACGGTGGAGTTATCCTTCATGTGGTGAATCAAGAGTGGCCTAAACCACTACACTTTGTGACAGTTGATCCTAAAACTAAAATGCCAGTTGCTCTAACAGAGGTAGAACGACGTCAAGAGCACATAAGGAAGATGACAGGCATACAGTAG
- the LOC136236306 gene encoding kelch domain-containing protein 8A-like, whose protein sequence is MRRMKEIESANCPDIKKVMDPIMWQLDQAMEMLKETTIVPVTKLPPAANKGNAHLDIFSKDLKVTWEKLSPLPVCRSAHTAVLLGGVIYVGGGFEGRSDEERVITYRLDAYNLITNQWSTSPIITPCSEFAMTVLDEHVIIAGGIMKNYEVIGKVYYLHAGKWENYSEMPTARYYATAVGYQSRLIIVGGITSIKGEWITLSTVELLDPLNGHWYKCSNLPSPHAQLTSVVVDGTLYLLGGRGQNGSSSQVFAASLHTLSTQQLNWQSLPDTPWCASSFCVLYNKYLMAVGGRKQSDNTTQTSEIHAFNPTTGLWVHVTDIPTGRSRAAVVGVAENKVICAGGAVRSSDRKFSDVLWIGTFE, encoded by the exons ATGAGGAGGATGAAAGAAATAGAAAGTGCTAATTGTCCAGATATCAAAAAAGTTATGGATCCCATAATGTGGCAGTTAGATCAGGCCATGGAAATGCTAAAAGAAACCACAATTGTTCCAGTCACTAAG CTACCACCAGCAGCAAATAAAGGTAATGCTCATTTGGATATCTTCAGTAAAGACTTAAAGGTGACATGGGAAAAACTATCTCCTCTACCAGTATGTCGTTCTGCACATACTGCCGTGTTGTTAGGTGGAGTGATTTATGTTGGAGGTGGGTTTGAGGGAAGAAGTGATGAAGAAAGAGTAATTACTTACAGATTAGATGCGTACAACTTAATCACCAACCAGTGGAGCACCTCTCCTATCATTACACCATGTTCTGAGTTTGCTATGACTGTACTAGATGAGCATGTGATTATTGCTGGTGGCATAATGAAGAATTATGAGGTCATTGGCAAGGTATATTATTTGCATGCTGGGAAATGGGAAAATTATAGTGAGATGCCAACTGCCAGATATTATGCTACTGCTGTTGGGTATCAGTCAAGGTTGATAATAGTAGGTGGAATTACTTCAATTAAAGGCGAATGGATTACTCTAAGTACTGTTGAGTTACTGGACCCCCTCAATGGTCACTGGTACAAATGTAGTAACCTTCCATCACCACATGCTCAACTAACTAGTGTTGTTGTGGATGGTACCCTCTATTTGTTGGGAGGTCGAGGTCAAAATGGTTCTTCTTCACAAGTATTTGCTGCTTCTCTGCACACCCTCTCAACTCAACAGTTGAATTGGCAATCTCTTCCAGACACTCCATGGTGTGCTTCATCTTTTTGTGTTCTGTACAACAAATACTTGATGGCAGTTGGTGGTAGAAAACAATCCGATAATACCACCCAGACTAGTGAAATTCATGCATTCAACCCAACAACTGGTTTATGGGTACACGTAACTGATATTCCAACAGGAAGAAGTCGAGCTgccgtagtgggtgtggctgaaAACAAGGTGATCTGTGCAGGAGGGGCTGTAAGATCTAGTGATAGGAAATTTTCTGATGTCTTATGGATTGGTACATTTGAATAA